In the Desulfitobacterium hafniense DCB-2 genome, GAGACACAGGAGCCACCGGAGCAACGGGAGCCACGGGAGACACAGGAGCCACCGGTGCAACGGGAGCTACAGGAGCAACCGGAGCCACAGGTGAGACCGGAGCAACCGGGGCTACTGGCGGCGGAGCCGTTATTCCGTTCTCATCAGGAGATCCCCTGGCAGTCACCACTCTTGCGGGTGGACTCGTAGGTCTGCCTGGATTGATCGGATTCGGGTCCTCCGCCCAAGCGTTGACGGTTCTGGGTGCCACTATTGATCTCAGCGGCCAGACCAATTATGCATTTTCCATGCCACGGGACGGCGTGATCACGTCACTGGCCGCATATCTCAGTGCAACAGCTGCGCTGGCGTTGCTTGCCCCTTTGACCTACACCGTTCAGCTGTACAGCTCACCGTCTCCGGATGATGTTTTCAGCCCCGTGCCAGGAGCTGTGGTCGACATTACAATTACCGGTCCGATCGCCGTTGGGGATACCTTTAATGGAATTGCGACGGGTCTGAGCATCCCGGTCACCGGGCAAACGCGACTGCTCCTCGTGGTCAGCGCTACTGGAGGCGGACTTGTAGCAGGAGGAACGGTTGCGGGATATGTCAGCGCGGGCCTTGGCATAGAATAAAATCAGATAGTTATGCTTTTTCGCATCAGCAGCCGGAGCTCAATTGAGCCTGCTTAAACTTGACTAAGACGCTGACAGTGGTAGAAAAGGGAATCCAATAAGCGGATTCCCTTTTTATCTAAAAGAGGATTGTATCGTTAGGGGAGGAGAAATATGCTTGAAAACCCTATTTCTATCAGCTTGTGCATGATCGTGCGTAATGAGGAAAAGACAATTGCGCGCTGTTTAGATTCTGTATGCGATATTGCCGACGAAATCATTATTGTGGACACAGGTTCTACAGACCGCACTAAGGAAATTGTGGCCAGGTACACGGATAAAATTTTCGACTTTGCTTGGATCGATGATTTCGCGGCAGCCCGGAATTATGCCTTTAGCCTTGGGACAAAAGAATATCTTCTCTGGTTGGATGCAGATGATGTTATCTTAGAGTCGGACCGTCTTAAATTTCATAATTTAAAAAAAAATTTGAACCCTTCCATTGATGTGGTAAATATGCATTACCTGCTGGCTTTTGACTCATCAGAAAATCCAACATTCACGCTGAGAAGGAACCGGTTAGTTCGGCGAGGCAAGAATTTTCGCTGGAAAGGGGCAGTTCATGAGTATCTAGAGGTCAGTGGCAACATTATGAATAGTGATATTGCTATAGCTCATAAATCTGAGGAACATGATTCTGAGCGCAATTTGCGCATTTATGAAAAGCGTTTGGAACAAGGTGAAGAATTTTCGCCAAGAGATCTTTATTATTTTGCCAACGAACTTTATGACCATAAGCAATATGAAAAGGCTGTCGAGTATTATGAAAAATTCCTTAATACGGAGAAGGGATGGGTAGAAGATAATATATCCGCTTGCGGAAAACTAGCCGATATCTATAAACTACTGGGAGATTCGGCCAATGCCCAAGCCTACCTCTATAAATCTTTTGATTATGATACCCCCAGAGCAGAATTCTGCTGCCGAATTGGTTTTAATCACTTGAATGCAGGGAAATACCAGCAGGCAATTTTCTGGTATAAACTTGCGTCAGAACTTGAAAAGCCGACGAACAGTTGGGGACCTAAGAGTGAAGCCTGTTGGACCTATTTACCTCATCTGCAGCTTTGTGTTTGCTATGATCGGCTGGGCATGCACGAGCTTGCCTACAAGCACAACGAAATCGCCAGAGATTATCGTCCGGACAACCCCCAAATTCTTCATAATAAAAAATATTTAGAGGGAGTATTAGGCTTGAAGGGATAGGGAAGAATGGGTCACTATTAAGCTCCAGGGGGGCATCGCTGGGCTACTTAAAGTAGCCGGCGATGCTCCTTTTTCGTATCTTAAACTAACCTATCCCATAAAAAAGGGGCCGGCCTGTGGGGCAGCCCCTTAGGGTCAAAACTATCAGCCTAAAGACTCAACAAAAAGGCCTCCACCTGATCAGCAGTCCGTTGCCAGGTCCAAGCTTGGGCAAAGGCAAACCCCGCAGAAGCCAAACGTTGACGTTCTCCATCTTGGGTTAGAAGCAGATGAAGTGCTTGTTGAAGCTGATTAATGTCACTGGGGGGAACAACCAGGCAGTTTTCGCCATTATGAGCATAATCCCGGCTTCCCCCACAGTCTGTGGTGATGACTGCTGTCCCGCAGGCCATGGCTTCAAGGGGAGGTAAACCGAAGGCTTCAAAATAAGAATTGTAGACAAAAAGATCGGCTTCGCCGTAGAGAGCGGCCATTTCTTGGTCGCTGGCAGCATAGACAGTACGGCAGGGGAATGAACCTGTAAGCTGCGTCGCTTCAGTAAGGGTTACAGTAACCTCAAAATCAAGACCCTTCAAAAGTGAGAGGGCATTGAAAAAATCCTCTCCTCCTTTCCAGATATACCCTAAAGCAGGATTGCGCAGGATATAAAAAATATTTTTACGACCTGTCTGGGAAGAGCGCTTGGGACAAGGGCGGAAAAGATGGTGATCCACACCACAGGAAATGACGGTGCTGTTCCTGCCGGTTTCTTGGAGGATCAGCTGACGATGCCATTGGGAGATACTTAAGATCGGCGCATCAATGAGATAGCTTTGTTTGGCTGATTCTGTGTCAGGAACCCAGAGAGGTTCATAACCAAGACTTAGGCGAACAACCTTTCCTTTTTGAGAAGCCCATGCCGCTCCAACGGTGGTATAAAAGTTGGGTAGGATAAAATCGCCATAGGGAATATTGGCCGGACTTAATTCAGGCACACGGGTTAATTTCGCACGCAGGGGCCAGACCTGGGCCCCTTTACTGGGCATGATAACTTCAACATCATGTCCTTTATCCGTGAGGGCATTAGCCAGATGATACAGGAAACGAGCTCCTCCGCCCATCTCAAGGCTCATTACCGGTAAAATTATTTTCATCTTAGGTCCTCCTTATTTTAAGTGATAAAGACGAAGGGAGAAATTTGGGGCAGATTGATTCTAAGTGAATACCATATAAAGTAAGCTCTATAGACAAGTAGACCAGCCATCGTTGCAGTTTATTGCAACCAGCGAGCATTGTTGACAACAAGGTAACGGAAAAAAGCAAGGGAAGGATGTTTTGGAATGTCAGTAAAAATTGTTCACCACAAAAATTTTTTAGGAATGATAAAGGAGCTCATGAAAGATGCTCAATCCGTATTAGATATTGGCTGCGGAGTAGGTGCAACTCTGAAGGATTTTCCTTGCCCCATTAAGATTGGTGTAGACGCACATGGACCCTATCTTGAGAAAGCCAGGTTGGCTACCTCCTTTTTACCCATAAAATATGAGGCCCAGCGCATTGGGGAAATCTTTCTAGCCAAATCCGTTGATTGTGTCTCCATGATCGATGTGATTGAACACATGGAGAAGGGTGTAGGGTATGAAGTTCTGGCGCAGGCGGAAAGAATTGCCGTGAAAAGAGTCATTGTCTTTACCCCTCGGGGCTTCTTTAAACAAAAAGCGGAGGATCACTACGGTTTAGGTGGGGAAAGCTTTCAAGAGCATCGCTCCGGTTGGGAAATAGAAGATTTTACCCAGAGGGGCTATCAGGTTATAGTTTTCAATCAGTTTCATGACCAGAGCAACCTGGCCTTTGTAGAGTCTTACGGGAAGGATGCTAAGCCCATGGATGCCTTATTGGCATGGAAAGAGCTCCGTTAAGTCCCCTCATTAATTACGGCTAAGCTGAAAGAGAAATTGCTCCAGGCGATCCGCAGAGTGTCGCCAAGTCCAGGCCTGGGCAGTATGCTGTCCGGCTTGGGCCAGACGCTGACGCTCCTGTGCTTGAGTCAGGAGATGAAGCAAGGACTGGGAGAGCTGCTGAATATCGCTGGGGGGAACGACAAGGCAGTTCTCCCCATTTTTTGCATAGTCACGATTTCCACCATTGTCTGTGGTAACCACGGCAGTACCACAAGCCATGGCTTCCAGTGGGGGCATGGCAAAAGCTTCAAAATAGGAGGTGGAAACAAAAATATCCGCCTGAGCATAGAAAAGTGCCAACTCCGCATCTGTCGTCGCCACGATTGGCTGGTAGGGGACAGGGGATGGATAAGCCGCCCCTTCCGGTGCTACTATCTGGAGGGTAAAGTGGGGAAAGCTTTGGGCAGTGATCCGGATGGCTTCCCAAAAATCATCGCTCCCTTTCCAAGTGTAGCCGTGCTCTTTGGAACGAAGGATATAGGCAATGGTAGGTCCCGTGTTGGCCATAAGGGATTTTTTGGGATGGGGGTGGAAAAGACTAAGATCGACACCGCCTGGTATGATGGTGCTGTCCCGGCCGGTTTCCTGGCGAATAATCTGCCGATGCCACTGGGATATAGAAAGGATGGGAGCATCAATATGGTAGGTGGCTAAGGCGTTTTCCTTTTCCTTGACCCATAGGGGTTCAAAGCCGAGGCTAAGGCGAACTACCCGGCCCTTTTGGGCCCCCCAGGCGGGGAAGACCGTTGGCCAGAAATTAGGCAGAATAAAATCGCCGGCAGGGATAGTGGCTGGTGTCAGCTCCCTGACCCGGGTGATCTGGGTTCGAAGAGGCCAGGCCACTACAGCGTGTTCCGGCAGAACTATTTCCACGTGATGCCCTTTAGCTGCCATTTCGTTGGCAATTTGATAGATAAAACGGGTTCCCCCGGTTTCCAAACTCAATACAGGAATAACCAATTTCATAGTTCAATCCTCCTTCACCCTTTAGTGTATGTCATAAGAGTTGACGAGGTGGCAAAAACAGTGTCAAGAAGAGACGTAATTCCATAACATGTAATATGACCTTTAGGGGAAGGATGACTAAATATGAAAATTGCTGTCGTAGGATTAGGTAATATAGGTTTTAATCTCTTTTCGTATATCAATAAGAAATACCCGAATTCCGTAGTTGGAGTGGATATTGATGCCGGCCGGGTCAATGATTTACGCAGTCAGGGTTATCGAGTGACCACAGATTATCGGGCATTGACGGGCATCGATATCTGGTTGTTGGCACCGTCCACTGGTGACCAAGGCGAAAATCTCTTCGCTGCTTTAGGAGAAATGATCATTTGTCCTGGAGCGTTAATTTCCATTGAATCCACTTTACCGCCAGGGACCATGGAACTTGTCCGCAAGTATCTGGAAGGGAAAGGTTATCGCTGCGGACAGGATGTTTATTTAATTCATGTGCCTCATCGGGTCATGTTTGGGGTCGATGAGACAGTCTGCGATACACCAAGAGTCATGGGTGCTTTCACCCAGGCCTGCCGGGATAAGGGGAGACAGTTCTATGAACCTTTGGTACCGCAGCTTGTGGAAGTAGAGGATGTTCGGATTGCCGAACTATCTAAAGTGGTCGAAAATGTTAAGCGCTATGTGGATGTAGCCTTTGCCCAGGAGCTCTATCAGTATTGTAAAGATCAGGGAATGGACTTTGCAGAATTGAGAAAAGCAGTCAATAGCAAAAGCAATGTAGAACTCCTCGGGACTGATTGGGGTATCGGCGGGGAATGTCTGCCTAAAGATATGCGCTTTCTTCGGAAAGTCTGCCCTTCGCCTTTGCTTGAGGGAGCGGCAATAGCGGACCAGGAATATCGGGACAGAATTCTGCAGCAGGTAGGCACCCATCAAAATGTCCTAATTAAAGGCTTAAGCTATAAAGCAGGAGTTAAAGATCTTAAGCATAGCCGTGGAGTGGATCTGGTCCGGGCCTTGGAAGAGGCGGGGAATACCGTATGGGTAGTGGATCCTCTGTTCACGCCCGAAGAACTGGAAGCCGCCGGCTTTAAAACCGTGGAAAAGTTTGACGAGGCAGACCTCCAGGGTTGGATTGTCCTGGAGCGGGAAAAGGCCTTGAAATAAGTGAAAAGAGGAGCAGTGAGAATGGCAAAGGTTTTGGTTACAGGGAGTAAAGGAACTCTGGGTACCCGTTTGGTAGAGGAACTTAGGAAACGGGGACATGAAGTATGGGAAGTGGACCTACAGCATGATGCTGAGGAAAAATATTTCAGAGCAGATATTGCCAAATACCGGCAATTAGAACGGGTATTTGAACAGGATTACGATTATGTCTATCATTTAGCTGCAGAGTTTGGTCGCATTAATGGTGAGCATTATTATGATACCCTTTGGGAAACCAACGTGATTGGAACACGTAATATATTGGAATGGCAATTGAAAAAGGGCTTTAAACTCATCTTTACCAGTTCTTCTGAAATCTATGGTGAAGCTCAGGAGCCTCTATTAACAGAAGATCTCCCTCAGCAAAAAACTATCATTCAGCATAATGACTACGCTTTAACAAAATGGGCAAATGAAGTGCAAATCATTAATTTTGAAAAGAGATACGAAACTCCGATCGTTCGGCTGCGGCTTTTTAATGCTTATGGGCCAGGGGAATATTACCACCCCTACCGCAGTGTAGTCTGCCTCTTCGTCTATCGTGCTCTTAAAGGAATACCCTATGATGTCTATGAAGGGTATCATCGTGTATTTATGTATGTGGATAATCTTATTCCGACCATTGCCAATGTGGGTAATAACTTTAAACCTGGTGAAGTCTATAATATCGGGGGGACAGAGTATCGCAGCGTCAGAGAACTCAGTGATCTGGTGCTCAAATATACTCAGGGAGATCCGGGATTGATCAGATATCTTCCTGAAGACAAGCACAATACAGTGAGTAAGCGGCCGGATATTCAGAAAGCTGTAAGAGATTTGGGCCACAATCCGAAGATGCTGTTGGAAGAAGGCATTCCCATTACGGTAGAATGGATGAAGAAAATCTATGGGGAGGGACGCTAAATGTCCATGCCCAAAGTGAGTGTGGTTATCCCCACCTATAATCACGCTCGCTATGTGACCTGGGCTGTGGAAAGTGTCCTTCGACAAAAGTATCCTAGTTTAGAAATCATTGTTATTGATGATGGATCCACAGATGATACAGCCCAACGTCTTCAGCCTTATCAAAGTCGAATTAATTATATTTATAAGTCCAATGGCGGGACACCCAATGCCCTTAACCATGGACTCCAGCGGGCTACAGGTGAATATATCTGCTGGCTGAGCGCTGATGACATGTTTTTAAAGGGGAAGCTGGAGAAACAGGTTCAATTGATGGAAGCTAATCCGCAGGTGGGTTTTTGCTATACAAGTTTTATTGTTATTGATGAAAATGGGCTGAAAAAGTATGCAGCAGACTCAGAGTTTTATCCCGCACGTCAAGAACTGGTAGTTAATTTGCTCAGGGGATGCTTTATCAATGGTTCATCTGTTATGATGAGGCGCACTGCTCTTGAACGGGTAGGATATTTTGATGAAGGGTTGCCTCAGGCCCATGACTATGAATTGTGGTTCCGTTTTCTTCGTCATTTCCCCGCCGGCTATATCCGAGAGCCGCTCATAGCCTATCGGTGGCATGGAGAAAATATGAGCCTTCATCCTGATAATGAATGTATTCGTATCGTTCAGCAGAGAGCAAGAGAGCTTTTCCCTGAATGGTTAGGGGGATAGACTATGGCGATATTGACGACAGGAGTCATTGAGAATCCGACTGTGGCGGGGCAAAAACAGACCGCAACACTTTCTGTAAGGTATCGCAATACCGGCCACCTACCGGCAGTGATTCAAATCTGGGGCTATTATCTGCAGGGAAGTAATAAAGTAGAGTATGTGGTTGATTCCATTACTTTAGCTTCCGGTGTGGTCAAGGACACCCAACACTATGCCCAGTTTGATGCTCTGGAATTTCGCTTCATGATCACTTCGCAAGATGTGAAATTAAAAGTCTGGGGAAAAAACGTCTCAGGAACAATGACCGCAATTTATCCCGTACGCCCGGTTGATCCTATATCTTCAGGGCAAATTCATGAACAGGGAAAAAAAGCCACGGAAAATCAGCTCTATGCTATCCATCCGGAAAGAAATTCCGTGGACGTCCTGGATAAATCGACCCGGGCACCTATCATGACCATTCCTGTAGGTATCAATCCTCAGGGAATGGGCATCAACCCTCTTACCGGTCGGGTTTACGTCTCTAATCATGGAAGCAACACAGTCACAGTAATCGATGGAAGCACGAATACTGTAATCGCTACGGTGCTTGTAGGAGCTTCACCTGCGGAGATTCGGGTGGATTCTAAGTCCAATCGAATCTATGTCACCAACCAGGGGAGCGGAACAGTTTCTGTCATCAATGGAACCACTCATACGGTGATGTCCACTCTCAAAAAATAAACCAGATGGATAGATAATGGGTAGATAAAGGAAATCAGCAAAATTATATGAAGATGGGCAGGGCATTGAAAAGGCTTTGGACTTTCCAATGCCCTTTTTATTTTATATTATCATCGCAGTTATGCCGTTTTGATTCTATGTATCAGATTTGCACGCTGATTTAAGTCTATTGATATATGGAGGAACCGATGTAAGAATCCACTAGATATGAAAATAGAGTAAAGATAGTCAAAGCTCAACTGCATGGTTATAATAAGAGGAGTATTAGAATGAGATGAGTCCCATGTTAAGATGATACAATAATGGGCATAAACAAGGAGGTTGCAATCATGAAAAAGCGCACCTTAATGATGGGAGTATTTTCTGTTCTCTTATCGCTGATCTTCTTAGGAGGGTGTGGTACCAATCAGAACAATCCCCCTAATGAACCGCCAAATAACAGTGAACAGCCGGCACAAGAGGATATGCTCGCGAATTGCCTTGCTTATCAGGAGAACACCAAATACGTGTATGAAGGACAGGGCAATGAATATGCCTCCTTTACCACCTATGTGGATTACTTCAAAGGAGACAAGGTGCAGTTGAGGACGAACAACGGAGGGACAGAGACAGTTCGCGTGCTGGGGCTCAACGCCGGTCAGATGATACAGCTTTTAGCCCAAGGAGAAACCTATTACCGGGAGGATCTGACCCAGAGCTCCAAACTTAACAGCAATGGGGAAGTTCTTCTGAAAGAGCCCTTAACTAAAGGTACATCATGGACCTTGGCAGATAACCGTAAGCGCACCATCACTAATGTGGATATGGACCTTTCAACTCCTGCCGGAGCCTACAAAGTGATAGAAGTGACGACAGAGGGTAAGGATAATACAATTATGGACTACTATGCTCCCGGTGTAGGGCTGGTGAAAACGGTGTATAAAGGCTCCGACGGCTATGAAGTGACTTCCACCTTAAGCAAATTAGAAAAGAACACACCTTTGGTACAACAAGTCAAGATCTATTATCCCAATATCGATGACGGAAAAATTCATACTACAAATATTCCTTTATCCTTTAAGACCAACGATATTACCAAACAGATCTTTGAAGATGAGTTTAAAAAGCAGGCGGCCAATCATGGCAAACTCATTGGCGAGAATGTCAAAATCAAGAGCCTTTATCTTAATCAGGATGGCCGGGTCTATGTGGACTTTACTAAGAATTTTGTCACCGAAATGAATGCAGGCGCAGGATATGAAGGAATGATCCTGCAAAGTATTGTCAATACATTAGGCAATTATTATGGGGCTTCGGAAATCTACCTTACCATGGAAGGGGAACCCTACGCATCAGGGCATATTGAGATGAAGAAGGGCGAGTTTTTCAAGGTGAACATGGATAATGTAGTGGAAGGATAATGCTAAAAGCTGCTACCCCTGAGAGTTCAGGCGGAATTAAATCTGCCTGGACTTTCTCTTTAGCTTAGCAGACCTTATTTAGGTATCTTGAGTCTTGTACTAAGAGTGGTTTTATGGTCTAATAAATGCATGACTATTTTAGTGAAACGCTGTTTCGAAAAGGGGGAGCGCTTAAGTGCTTGAACGTCATCCGATTAAATATTTAGCTCCTGCCTGGTTTGCAGTAATCATGGGTACAGGAGGTCTGGCCAATATACTTTTTCTATGGCAGGATTCATTTCCGTTGGGACATCTTTTCAGTATAATATTAGCTGCTTTAGTAGGTCTGCTCTATTTTTGTGTGCTTGTACCCTGGGTGCTCCGTTGGTTTAAGTATTTCCCTTACGCTTACCGTGATCTGAATCATCCTTTGGCAGGAAACTTTTTTGTGACCATGCCTGTAGGTACGGCAATTTTGGGAACCAATATCTATCTCATCTGGAGCAAGTATCTTAGTGAGACCCTGACCTATTCCTTGATGTTCACCTTTTGGATCATTGCTATTATCGGGGTTACTTTCTTTACCTTTTACACCACCTTTAGAATGATGCGGGCGGAAGAGACACCCAAGCCGGAGATGGTTAATTTTTCTTGGATTATGGCTCCTATAGCCAATATGGCCGTTTCCCTGATTGGCAATCCTGTGCTGGAGCTTACCATGAAACTTCATCCTTCCTGGAGTGTATCCGTTCTCCTTATCAATACAGCCTTATTCGGGATCGGCTTTTTTCTTTTTATCTTTATGAGCGCTATTGTCTTCGTCCGTTTGGCCAATCATCCACTTCCCCCTGCAGAGACCATACCCTCTTTCGGAATTTTTCTCAGTGCAGTAGGGCTGGCGGTCAGCGCGATTATTGATGCTTCAAAGAATGCTCAAGAGCTGGGACTTTTAGCTTCCACGGATCTGGCCAACCTTATTGCTGCGGTCATATGGGGGTTCGGTATTTGGATCGTAGGCATTATTGCAATTATCAGTGTATATCAGCTCCGTAAAGGCGGCGGGATTCCCTTTAGTATGGGCTGGTGGGCCTATATCTTCCCCTTGGCAGCCTACACTATATGCAGTCAAAAAATTGCTGTGGTATTCATTACTCCACTTGCTTCAGGTTATACAGCGTTTCTGACGGTTCTCCTTGCGCTTCTTTGGGTGTATACATTTGCGAACACAGTTCGTGGTGCGGTCAGCGGTAAATTTTTCGTTGGAACTCCTATTCAGGAGAATTCGCAAAGAGAAAAATGTCCATCGGCCTGTAAGACTGATTATGGTCAATCAGCCTTTCCTTTAAAATAAAGCGTTGGTTCCTTATCTTTATCAGCTAATTACAATAAAAGTACGGGACAAAGGTTTATTGTACCTTGCTCCCGTACTTTTATTGTGATTAAGAAAAGGTAGGGTGAATGGGTGAATCACCAATACATTAAAGAAAGTGCTTTTCTTTTAAAAAGGTCAATAATTCATGAGCGGCATGGGGAAGATAGCGTCCTTTCTTCCAAACCAAAGCCAGTTGCAGGCATAAGTTCGAGTCTGAAAAGGGTCGGTAAATGATGGTTTCAGAGTTAAGAACCTGGCAGATCTTCGTAGGCAAAAGGGCCAGACCAAGCTTAGCGGCCACCATCTGGGTCATTAATTCACGCTGGGAGGTTGCAAAGGCGATTTCTGGATTAATACCGGCCTTTTTGCATCCAGCAATAATAATATCATGGAGCTTATAGTCGCTGTTGTATAGAATCAGTTGTTCTCCGGCAAAGTCTTTGTAATCGATACATTCCCTCAGAGCCAAAGGATGATTAGGGTGCATAATGACGCTAAGGGGGTCTTGCTCGAACCAAATCCATTCAAAGAGTTCCGGATCTTCCGGTGTAAAAATGCCGAAGTCCAGCAAACCATCTTCAAGAGAGGCTTCAATCTTTTTAGGGCCATATTCGAAAAGCTGAACTTGAATCCTAGGATACTCGCTTTTAAAAGCACCGAGCATATGGGAGAAGGTGGTGACGGCAGTAATAGGAGGGAGTCCGATGTGGATCTTTCCTGTTTGCAGTTGGGCCAAGCCTTCTAACTGAGTGTTGATATTTCTAAAGGCTGCCACAATTTGTTGTGCTTGCTCAAGAACGAGTTCCCCGGCGTCGGTCAGTTTTACATATTTGGTACTGCGATAGAACAGTGCTTTTCCCAGCTCTGTCTCCAGATCCTTGATGGCTTTACTGATTGAGGGCTGGGAGGTATGGGTTACCTCAGCTGCGACGCTGAAACTTTTGTGACGTGCAACCTCGATGAAATATTCTAAATGCCGTATTTCCATTTATCCATCCACCTTTGTATTTATTCGTTGTCTGAATATATCGTATTCGCAACGAGTATTTCACATCTTCAGATTGGATAATTAAAATGGGAAATAGAAGTGTGAAGAGTCTGAAGAGTAGATTCTTGAGATTGGATACCTTTTAAGTATAAGGCAAATTTCTGATATCTTCCAGACTTAGTAAAATTCCGGCACTCCTGAAAGGGTTATGTATATGCTAATGTCTACTTTCAGTGCTTTCCAAGAGGGCAAAAAGAGAAGAAATAAGAGAAGAGATAAATAAAGACGTGAATAAAGAGAGTAGACGGACTTGGTTCCTGGTACCCATGTTATATATGAGTGTTCAGCTTATTGGCAATGCCTGCTTGACAAGGGCGATTGTTCTTAATTTGAAGTGGATATGGCTGCTATTAGGAATAAACATTTTGTTATTCATAGTTGGGCTCCTGTGGTTTCACTTGATCAGTGTACTCGTTGTTATCAGAATTGCTCAGCGGTCGCTCACCTTTACTGAGATCAATATTTTTTTTGTTTTTATACTTGGTGCTGTAGGAGTGACTATCTGTACAATTCTTGATCTGGCTCAGAGCCTGTTCTTTATGGGTTTATTGGATAGTGCACAACCCTTGAAGCTTCTGACTTGCTTCTTCTGGGGATTTGGGGTTTGGATTGTTGGCTTTACCTTTATCCGATGGTGCTATCAGAATCAGAAGAAAATGCCAATCGGAGCGGAATGGGGGATATATATTTTTTCATTCCAGGTGTATACGGTTGCTTGTCACAAGATGGCTGCAGAATTCTTTTCTCCACTTACGTCGGGGGTTTCATCTCTAGTGACCATCCTGCTTATTGTACTTTGGTGC is a window encoding:
- a CDS encoding tetratricopeptide repeat-containing glycosyltransferase family 2 protein → MLENPISISLCMIVRNEEKTIARCLDSVCDIADEIIIVDTGSTDRTKEIVARYTDKIFDFAWIDDFAAARNYAFSLGTKEYLLWLDADDVILESDRLKFHNLKKNLNPSIDVVNMHYLLAFDSSENPTFTLRRNRLVRRGKNFRWKGAVHEYLEVSGNIMNSDIAIAHKSEEHDSERNLRIYEKRLEQGEEFSPRDLYYFANELYDHKQYEKAVEYYEKFLNTEKGWVEDNISACGKLADIYKLLGDSANAQAYLYKSFDYDTPRAEFCCRIGFNHLNAGKYQQAIFWYKLASELEKPTNSWGPKSEACWTYLPHLQLCVCYDRLGMHELAYKHNEIARDYRPDNPQILHNKKYLEGVLGLKG
- a CDS encoding glycosyltransferase family 4 protein translates to MKIILPVMSLEMGGGARFLYHLANALTDKGHDVEVIMPSKGAQVWPLRAKLTRVPELSPANIPYGDFILPNFYTTVGAAWASQKGKVVRLSLGYEPLWVPDTESAKQSYLIDAPILSISQWHRQLILQETGRNSTVISCGVDHHLFRPCPKRSSQTGRKNIFYILRNPALGYIWKGGEDFFNALSLLKGLDFEVTVTLTEATQLTGSFPCRTVYAASDQEMAALYGEADLFVYNSYFEAFGLPPLEAMACGTAVITTDCGGSRDYAHNGENCLVVPPSDINQLQQALHLLLTQDGERQRLASAGFAFAQAWTWQRTADQVEAFLLSL
- a CDS encoding class I SAM-dependent methyltransferase, which gives rise to MSVKIVHHKNFLGMIKELMKDAQSVLDIGCGVGATLKDFPCPIKIGVDAHGPYLEKARLATSFLPIKYEAQRIGEIFLAKSVDCVSMIDVIEHMEKGVGYEVLAQAERIAVKRVIVFTPRGFFKQKAEDHYGLGGESFQEHRSGWEIEDFTQRGYQVIVFNQFHDQSNLAFVESYGKDAKPMDALLAWKELR
- a CDS encoding glycosyltransferase family 4 protein, with the protein product MKLVIPVLSLETGGTRFIYQIANEMAAKGHHVEIVLPEHAVVAWPLRTQITRVRELTPATIPAGDFILPNFWPTVFPAWGAQKGRVVRLSLGFEPLWVKEKENALATYHIDAPILSISQWHRQIIRQETGRDSTIIPGGVDLSLFHPHPKKSLMANTGPTIAYILRSKEHGYTWKGSDDFWEAIRITAQSFPHFTLQIVAPEGAAYPSPVPYQPIVATTDAELALFYAQADIFVSTSYFEAFAMPPLEAMACGTAVVTTDNGGNRDYAKNGENCLVVPPSDIQQLSQSLLHLLTQAQERQRLAQAGQHTAQAWTWRHSADRLEQFLFQLSRN
- a CDS encoding UDP binding domain-containing protein, coding for MKIAVVGLGNIGFNLFSYINKKYPNSVVGVDIDAGRVNDLRSQGYRVTTDYRALTGIDIWLLAPSTGDQGENLFAALGEMIICPGALISIESTLPPGTMELVRKYLEGKGYRCGQDVYLIHVPHRVMFGVDETVCDTPRVMGAFTQACRDKGRQFYEPLVPQLVEVEDVRIAELSKVVENVKRYVDVAFAQELYQYCKDQGMDFAELRKAVNSKSNVELLGTDWGIGGECLPKDMRFLRKVCPSPLLEGAAIADQEYRDRILQQVGTHQNVLIKGLSYKAGVKDLKHSRGVDLVRALEEAGNTVWVVDPLFTPEELEAAGFKTVEKFDEADLQGWIVLEREKALK
- a CDS encoding NAD-dependent epimerase/dehydratase family protein, translating into MAKVLVTGSKGTLGTRLVEELRKRGHEVWEVDLQHDAEEKYFRADIAKYRQLERVFEQDYDYVYHLAAEFGRINGEHYYDTLWETNVIGTRNILEWQLKKGFKLIFTSSSEIYGEAQEPLLTEDLPQQKTIIQHNDYALTKWANEVQIINFEKRYETPIVRLRLFNAYGPGEYYHPYRSVVCLFVYRALKGIPYDVYEGYHRVFMYVDNLIPTIANVGNNFKPGEVYNIGGTEYRSVRELSDLVLKYTQGDPGLIRYLPEDKHNTVSKRPDIQKAVRDLGHNPKMLLEEGIPITVEWMKKIYGEGR
- a CDS encoding glycosyltransferase — encoded protein: MSMPKVSVVIPTYNHARYVTWAVESVLRQKYPSLEIIVIDDGSTDDTAQRLQPYQSRINYIYKSNGGTPNALNHGLQRATGEYICWLSADDMFLKGKLEKQVQLMEANPQVGFCYTSFIVIDENGLKKYAADSEFYPARQELVVNLLRGCFINGSSVMMRRTALERVGYFDEGLPQAHDYELWFRFLRHFPAGYIREPLIAYRWHGENMSLHPDNECIRIVQQRARELFPEWLGG
- a CDS encoding YncE family protein, whose product is MAILTTGVIENPTVAGQKQTATLSVRYRNTGHLPAVIQIWGYYLQGSNKVEYVVDSITLASGVVKDTQHYAQFDALEFRFMITSQDVKLKVWGKNVSGTMTAIYPVRPVDPISSGQIHEQGKKATENQLYAIHPERNSVDVLDKSTRAPIMTIPVGINPQGMGINPLTGRVYVSNHGSNTVTVIDGSTNTVIATVLVGASPAEIRVDSKSNRIYVTNQGSGTVSVINGTTHTVMSTLKK